Proteins encoded within one genomic window of Raineyella fluvialis:
- a CDS encoding peptide ABC transporter substrate-binding protein has translation MDIAKSIETSDNQNFTVKLNTDRTFHDGTPVKAANFVNAWNYAAYAPNGQNGGSFMEPIDGYKDLQCPSTDKKCASQKPKADKMTGLNVVDDYTFTIKTSEPVSNLALRLGYDSFAPLPDSFFKDPKAYEAKPIAAGPYKFVSQDTQSIVVEKDPAYKGKWAGHSDKITYRIYQADDAAYADVIANNLDFSDLVPTGMLVNDQWKTDAKDRNLTAKEGVIQLAAFSPVDDQLKNPTLRKAISMAINRPEITKQVFQGTRAPSDSWVAPTVDGYKAGACGDTCTYNADQAKALYQQSGGYKGTLTLAVNGDGGHKPWADATCNSIKNTLGLDCQVIVTPDFKTLLDQMKNREIKGMFRYGWVMDYPSIEDFLTPSTRPALRRTTSTTPTPSSTSW, from the coding sequence ATGGACATCGCGAAGTCGATCGAGACGTCGGACAACCAGAATTTCACCGTCAAGCTGAACACCGACCGTACGTTCCACGACGGCACCCCGGTGAAGGCCGCCAACTTCGTCAATGCCTGGAACTACGCGGCGTACGCTCCGAACGGCCAGAACGGTGGCAGCTTCATGGAGCCCATCGACGGCTACAAGGACCTGCAGTGCCCGTCGACCGACAAGAAGTGCGCCAGCCAGAAGCCCAAGGCCGACAAGATGACCGGTCTGAACGTGGTCGATGACTACACGTTCACCATCAAGACGAGCGAGCCGGTCTCGAACCTCGCCCTGCGCCTCGGCTACGACTCGTTCGCACCGCTGCCGGACTCGTTCTTCAAGGACCCGAAGGCCTACGAGGCCAAGCCGATCGCGGCGGGTCCGTACAAGTTCGTCTCCCAGGACACCCAGAGCATCGTGGTGGAGAAGGATCCGGCGTACAAGGGTAAGTGGGCCGGACACAGCGACAAGATCACCTACCGGATCTACCAGGCGGACGATGCGGCCTACGCCGACGTGATCGCCAACAACCTCGACTTCTCCGACCTGGTGCCCACCGGCATGCTGGTCAACGACCAGTGGAAGACCGACGCCAAGGACCGCAACCTCACCGCGAAGGAGGGCGTGATCCAGCTGGCGGCCTTCTCCCCGGTCGACGACCAGCTGAAGAACCCGACGCTGCGCAAGGCCATCTCGATGGCGATCAACCGCCCGGAGATCACCAAGCAGGTGTTCCAGGGCACTCGCGCTCCCTCGGACTCCTGGGTCGCCCCCACCGTCGACGGCTACAAGGCCGGCGCCTGTGGCGACACCTGCACCTACAACGCCGACCAGGCGAAGGCCCTCTACCAGCAGTCCGGCGGGTACAAGGGCACCCTGACCCTGGCGGTCAACGGTGACGGCGGCCACAAGCCGTGGGCCGACGCGACCTGCAACTCGATCAAGAACACCCTCGGTCTCGACTGCCAGGTCATCGTGACCCCGGACTTCAAGACGCTGCTCGACCAGATGAAGAACCGCGAGATCAAGGGCATGTTCCGGTACGGCTGGGTGATGGACTACCCGTCCATCGAGGACTTCCTGACCCCGTCTACCAGACCGGCGCTTCGTCGAACTACTTCAACTACTCCAACCCCGAGTTCGACCAGTTGGTGA